In Gossypium hirsutum isolate 1008001.06 chromosome D06, Gossypium_hirsutum_v2.1, whole genome shotgun sequence, one genomic interval encodes:
- the LOC121218557 gene encoding CASP-like protein 2B1: MSYLGVGVSPGNVPVYHGTNLKVIDRRVRVAELVLRCLICGLSVLAAVLVGTDTQIKEIFTIQKKARFTDMKALVFLVAANGITAAYSLVQGLRCVVGMVRGSVLFSKPLALAIFSGDQALAYLNVAAVGAAAQSAAFAKLGQTKLQWMVICNMYGKFCNQIGEGIAVSLLVSICMVGLSCISAFGLFRLYGSNKAKNNSGW; this comes from the exons ATGAGTTATCTGGGTGTGGGAGTTAGCCCTGGGAATGTTCCCGTCTACCATGGCACTAATTTGAAGGTCATTGATAGAAGAGTGAGAGTTGCAGAGCTGGTTTTGAGGTGTCTCATATGTGGCTTAAGCGTTCTTGCAGCTGTTCTTGTTGGAACAGATACCCAGATCAAAGAGATCTTCACTATTCAAAAGAAAGCTAGATTTACAGACATGAAAGCTCTTGT GTTTTTGGTGGCGGCCAACGGCATAACTGCAGCTTACTCATTGGTACAAGGACTGCGTTGCGTTGTGGGTATGGTGAGAGGAAGTGTCCTTTTTAGTAAGCCTCTGGCTTTGGCCATTTTTTCTGGAGATCAG GCACTGGCATACTTGAATGTGGCTGCAGTGGGAGCTGCAGCACAGTCAGCGGCGTTTGCTAAGTTGGGGCAAACAAAGCTTCAATGGATGGTGATATGCAACATGTACGGGAAATTTTGTAACCAAATTGGGGAAGGAATAGCAGTGTCACTACTAGTTAGCATCTGCATGGTGGGCCTATCTTGTATCTCAGCATTTGGTCTCTTCCGCTTATATGGTAGCAACAAGGCCAAGAACAACTCGGGGTGGTAG
- the LOC107962081 gene encoding uncharacterized protein: MATRYKSYDSRSSTSSIFSDPSSSIDLSTSSSGKPKSSFSRALVKSNPLDVDQGCRSKSKATTTHHNFTSMVKRFVDNQSKTKAMGHAQLLIPSDVLAEDIKKTARKGAALTVLQRKLFGNGSAGKDRGKMEVKALTEVKGNTRTLAMVLRIERELLSANKELEMEIAELKLQLQDKNTEVEKLKDLCLKQREEIKSLKNAILFPDAMNSQLQELVQKQGSELTQAKQLIPTLQRQVTSLTEQLQCLALDLDQVKADKYCGNACHQQYGSSPMTPKSDPDGPFDSLEYSSGDPTAPGSPSDLVLEDLNPCLTPYYVKAKSKEFDEIGYDSPHHETFYENNKQSFNGLGFSSRAKNLSHSYRTLLPGSNKGSSMHHKPSLIA, encoded by the exons ATGGCGACCCGCTACAAGTCGTACGATTCACGCTCTTCCACTTCCTCCATTTTCTCCGATCCCTCCTCATCCATAGACCTCAGCACTTCCTCTTCTGGGAAACCTAAATCCTCTTTCTCTCGAGCCCTTGTGAAATCGAACCCCTTGGATGTCGACCAGGGTTGCCGGAGCAAGAGCAAGGCCACCACCACTCACCACAACTTCACCAGCATGGTTAAGCGATTTGTGGACAATCAATCCAAAACCAAGGCAATGGGTCATGCTCAGCTTCTCATTCCATCTGATGTCCTAGCCGAGGACATCAAGAAGACGGCAAGAAAGGGAGCTGCTTTAACCGTCTTGCAGAGGAAGCTGTTCGGGAATGGATCTGCCGGTAAGGACAGGGGCAAAATGGAGGTGAAAGCCTTGACTGAGGTTAAAGGGAACACTAGGACCTTGGCTATGGTTTTGAGAATTGAGAGGGAGCTGTTGAGTGCAAATAAAGAGCTCGAGATGGAGATTGCCGAGCTCAAGCTTCAGCTTCAAGACAAGAACACAGAG GTTGAGAAGCTGAAAGATTTGTGTTTGAAACAAAGAGAAGAAATTAAATCATTGAAAAATGCGATACTGTTTCCAGACGCCATGAATTCCCAGCTTCAAGAACTTGTACAAAAGCAAGGTTCGGAGCTGACCCAAGCCAAACAACTAATCCCAACTCTCCAAAGACAGGTTACTTCTCTTACAGAACAACTCCAATGCCTTGCCCTGGATCTTGATCAG GTGAAAGCAGATAAGTATTGTGGTAATGCATGTCACCAGCAGTATGGCAGCTCTCCCATGACACCCAAATCTGATCCTGATGGACCTTTTGATTCTTTG GAATACAGTTCTGGTGATCCAACAGCTCCTGGTAGTCCAAGTGATTTGGTCCTTGAAGATTTAAATCCCTGTTTAACACCTTACTATGTTAAGGCAAAATCCAAG GAATTTGATGAGATTGGCTATGACTCACCCCATCATGAAACCTTCTATGAGAACAATAAACAGTCATTCAATGGGCTCGGATTCAGTTCTCGTGCCAAGAACTTGTCCCACAGTTACAGAACGCTGCTACCAGGATCCAATAAAGGAAGCTCCATGCATCATAAACCTTCCTTAATTGCTTAG
- the LOC107901822 gene encoding TPD1 protein homolog 1, with product MAPALGSLQQKRLGNALTFMALLLILFFVEESIQGEETASQGSIKNLVFSKKNNTSAVARKLLQSTEDGDGNRIGTACTKDDIVIFQGSTAPLPNGIPSYTVQIMNVCLSGCSISNIHVSCGWFSSVRLINPTVFRRLYYDDCLVNDGEPLGPGECLSFDYANTFSYPLSVSSAASC from the exons ATGGCACCTGCTCTGGGAAGCCTGCAACAGAAAAGACTTGGCAATGCCCTAACCTTTATGGCTTTGCTATTGATACTTTTCTTCG TGGAGGAGTCAATCCAAGGTGAAGAAACAGCGAGTCAAGGAAGCATTAAAAATCTAGTCTTTTCCAAGAAGAACAATACATCTGCCGTTGCTCGGAAGCTGCTGCAGTCCACTG AGGACGGCGATGGTAATCGAATAGGCACGGCATGCACAAAGGACGACATCGTGATATTCCAAGGTTCCACGGCGCCGCTTCCCAATGGAATCCCCTCCTACACCGTTCAAATCATGAACGTGTGCTTGTCGGGTTGCAGTATCTCCAACATTCACGTCAGTTGTGGATGGTTCAGTTCGGTGAGGTTGATAAATCCCACGGTGTTTAGGCGACTCTACTATGACGATTGCCTTGTGAATGACGGGGAGCCTCTTGGACCTGGTGAATGCCTCTCCTTCGACTATGCCAATACTTTTAGCTACCCTCTCTCCGTGTCATCTGCAGCCTCCTGCTAA
- the LOC107901821 gene encoding uncharacterized protein — protein MKTSTLTLQIYASGSKPYQPHPKVSTIFHPLQPPITSITFNAFNPRLKLKPGTPPKITAIDKPVLIPQTECQVTPERELTQVSSSGFSRFVVVGAVSMGLALLLMEADVQKALALGPEGPLMEEFWENVRRYALYALTVSTGAIYTIFQPILELLKNPISAILILVIMGGSLYIVSQILSAMFGVTDFTYTYGY, from the coding sequence ATGAAGACCTCTACGCTCACACTCCAAATCTACGCCTCCGGCTCCAAGCCATACCAACCTCACCCCAAAGTCTCCACTATTTTTCACCCCCTTCAACCACCCATCACATCTATCACATTCAACGCTTTCAATCCTCGTCTCAAGTTAAAACCCGGGACGCCTCCTAAAATCACTGCGATAGACAAGCCAGTACTAATTCCACAAACAGAATGTCAAGTAACCCCCGAAAGGGAGCTTACTCAAGTTTCTTCAAGTGGGTTTTCACGGTTTGTGGTAGTAGGAGCTGTTTCTATGGGTTTGGCATTGCTCCTAATGGAAGCGGATGTCCAGAAGGCTTTGGCGTTGGGTCCTGAAGGGCCATTAATGGAGGAGTTTTGGGAGAATGTGAGGAGATACGCACTTTATGCGCTTACGGTCAGTACTGGGGCTATATACACTATCTTCCAGCCTATACTGGAGTTGTTGAAGAACCCCATCTCTGCAATTCTTATATTGGTGATTATGGGTGGCAGTCTCTATATCGTTTCCCAAATACTCTCCGCCATGTTTGGAGTAACCGATTTTACTTACACTTATGGATATTAG
- the LOC121218558 gene encoding probable stress-associated endoplasmic reticulum protein: MTTSKRLAGRKVARFQRNITKRGSVESSAKKENGYPVGPILLGFFVFVVVGSSLFQIIRTATSKSMA, from the exons atg ACTACCTCAAAACGCCTTGCGGGAAGGAAGGTTGCAAGGTTTCAAAGGAACATCACAAAGAGGGGATCTGTGGAAAGCTCagcaaagaaagaaaatggatacCCTGTTGGCCCAATTCTTCTAGGCTTCTTTGTGTTTGTGGTCGTTGGGTCAT ctctttttcagatcattaggACTGCTACCAGCAAAAGCATGGCCTGA